One window of the Prionailurus viverrinus isolate Anna unplaced genomic scaffold, UM_Priviv_1.0 scaffold_50, whole genome shotgun sequence genome contains the following:
- the LOC125159440 gene encoding late cornified envelope protein 1F-like codes for MSCQQNQQQCQPPPKCPPKCPAPKCPPKCPPKCPPVSSCCGSSSGGGGCCSYGGGSCCSSGGGGCCSSGGGGCCLSHHRRRRSHRHRHQNSDCCSQPLGGSNCCGGSSQSSGGCC; via the coding sequence ATGTCCTGCCAGCAGAACCAGCAGCAGTGCCAGCCCCCTCCCAAATGCCCCCCCAAGTGTCCTGCCCCCAAGTGCCCCCCCAAGTGTCCCCCAAAGTGCCCTCCAGTCTCTtcctgctgtggctccagctctGGGGGTGGAGGCTGCTGTAGCTATGGGGGCGGGAGCTGTTGTAGCTCTGGGGGTGGTGGCTGCTGTAGCTCTGGGGGTGGTGGCTGCTGTCTGAGCCACCACAGGAGACGCAGGTCCCACCGCCACAGGCACCAGAACTCTGACTGCTGCAGCCAGCCCTTGGGGGGCTCCAACTGCTGTGGAGGGAGCAGTCAGTCATCTGGAGGCTGCTGCTGA